One genomic region from Macrobrachium rosenbergii isolate ZJJX-2024 chromosome 1, ASM4041242v1, whole genome shotgun sequence encodes:
- the LOC136842414 gene encoding uncharacterized protein isoform X1 gives MKLLIVLALLEFALGASVDRLPRDILQNNLSLQPSGFGYLPPDSCVPSTVYRTQTQYSTVVIPSTVYSTDVQYVTQTEFRTQPVYTTIYSEIVRTQVVPEIQYRTVTVTRTQDIVRTQVITLPPQVNYVTETRQDVRTEVQYSTQFITITQQIPTTITRNVVSTQVVPQQVISTVYQTQTVTRQQQIPGVTRTVESTQYSTAYSTVVLPGQDVTQTQYVTITNYRTQTITRPGQTQFITSTQVIPVTTTIFSEQVVTSTQIQFVTRTQFEQQVSTVVRTQQVPQYVTRIITVPQPVVSTLYSTQVVPTTIYTQQTVPTVVNLPAQTQYVTVTRTDVRTQQIAGQTRIQYVTSTFYNTNVITSTVYSQQVNTIIATTTIQPSCGTGYNYPTPSRGFNPLGR, from the coding sequence ATGAAGTTGCTAATTGTGTTAGCCTTGCTGGAGTTTGCTTTGGGAGCCTCAGTTGACCGGTTACCCCGTGATATTTTGCAAAACAACCTAAGCCTACAGCCATCAGGATTTGGATACTTACCACCTGATTCCTGTGTACCTTCAACAGTTTACCGCACTCAAACACAGTATTCCACTGTTGTCATCCCTTCTACTGTCTATAGCACAGATGTGCAGTATGTAACACAGACTGAATTTAGAACACAACCAGTTTACACTACAATATATTCAGAAATCGTTAGGACACAGGTTGTCCCAGAGATTCAGTACAGGACAGTCACAGTTACTCGCACACAAGATATCGTTCGGACTCAAGTCATTACTTTACCTCCTCAGGTCAATTATGTGACAGAGACACGTCAGGATGTTAGGACTGAGGTTCAGTATTCAACTCAGTTTATTACAATAACACAACAGATACCCACAACAATCACCAGAAATGTAGTATCCACACAGGTGGTCCCCCAGCAAGTAATCAGCACAGTTTATCAGACACAGACAGTGACTAGACAGCAGCAAATCCCAGGCGTAACCCGCACAGTTGAGAGTACTCAGTATAGTACTGCATACTCAACAGTTGTTCTGCCTGGTCAAGATGTTACTCAGACACAGTATGTAACAATAACCAACTATCGGACTCAAACTATCACTCGGCCAGGTCAAACACAGTTTATTACTTCTACACAAGTTATTCCTGTAACAACCACCATTTTCTCAGAGCAAGTTGTTACTAGCACTCAGATTCAGTTTGTTACAAGGACACAGTTCGAACAGCAAGTCTCCACTGTTGTAAGAACCCAACAAGTGCCACAGTATGTTACCAGAATTATCACAGTTCCCCAACCAGTCGTAAGCACTCTTTATTCTACCCAGGTGGTACCCACTACTATCTACACACAGCAGACAGTACCAACTGTAGTGAACCTCCCTGCCCAAACACAGTATGTCACAGTAACACGCACTGATGTTAGAACCCAGCAAATTGCAGGCCAGACTCGTATCCAATATGTGACAAGTACATTCTACAACACGAACGTTATCACCTCCACTGTTTATAGCCAACAAGTCAACACCATCATTGCTACTACAACCATTCAGCCTTCCTGTGGAACTGGGTATAACTATCCCACTCCATCTAGAGGCTTTAACCCATTGGGTCGATAA